One part of the Thermoanaerobacterium sp. CMT5567-10 genome encodes these proteins:
- a CDS encoding ribose-phosphate pyrophosphokinase codes for MVRHGGAIKIFSGNSNPVLAKEIAENLGLTLGDSEVGTFSDGEISVRIKESIRGANVFVVQSTCSPVNDNLMELLIMIDAFKRASAGEITAVIPYYGYARQDRKSKPRDPITAKLVADLITVAGADRVLTMDLHAAQIQGYFNIPVDHLLGGPILAKYFMEKDLGGDVVVVSPDHGSVVRARNFAEKLNAPIAIIDKRRPKANVAEIMNLIGDVRGKIAILVDDLIDTAGTLQQGAQALIDNGAKEVYACATHGVLSGPAIERLIDSPIKELVITDTIPLPEEKKISKIKIRTVAPLLAEAIMRIYEGMSVSKLFV; via the coding sequence GTGGTAAGACACGGAGGAGCTATAAAAATTTTTAGCGGCAATTCAAATCCCGTATTGGCAAAAGAGATTGCTGAAAATTTAGGCCTTACATTAGGCGATTCGGAAGTTGGGACTTTTAGTGATGGTGAGATAAGCGTTAGAATTAAGGAAAGCATAAGAGGTGCAAATGTATTTGTGGTTCAGTCCACTTGTTCGCCTGTTAATGATAACTTGATGGAGCTGCTTATAATGATAGATGCGTTTAAAAGAGCATCGGCAGGTGAAATCACTGCAGTTATTCCTTACTATGGGTATGCTAGGCAGGATAGAAAATCAAAGCCTAGGGATCCGATAACAGCCAAGTTAGTGGCTGATCTCATTACAGTTGCCGGGGCTGACAGGGTTCTCACGATGGATCTTCATGCAGCGCAGATTCAAGGCTATTTTAATATACCTGTTGATCATCTTCTTGGTGGTCCAATACTTGCAAAGTATTTTATGGAAAAGGATCTTGGTGGCGACGTTGTTGTAGTATCACCGGACCATGGAAGTGTTGTAAGGGCTAGAAATTTTGCAGAGAAGCTTAATGCTCCAATTGCTATAATAGACAAAAGAAGGCCAAAGGCAAATGTGGCAGAGATAATGAATTTGATAGGTGATGTTAGAGGGAAAATAGCAATACTGGTAGACGATCTAATTGATACTGCTGGGACATTGCAACAAGGTGCACAGGCTCTCATTGACAATGGAGCAAAAGAGGTTTATGCATGTGCAACGCATGGTGTTTTATCTGGTCCTGCGATAGAGAGGCTAATTGATTCTCCTATCAAGGAATTGGTAATAACAGATACAATTCCGTTACCAGAAGAAAAAAAGATAAGTAAAATCAAAATAAGGACTGTGGCTCCACTGTTGGCAGAAGCAATAATGCGCATATATGAAGGTATGTCTGTTAGTAAATTGTTTGTATAG
- the glmU gene encoding bifunctional UDP-N-acetylglucosamine diphosphorylase/glucosamine-1-phosphate N-acetyltransferase GlmU, whose translation MDNFYTLILAAGLGKRMKSKHPKVLHKVCERPMVEWVVRSAKEAGSKDVVVVLGHGAEEVKSALGDSVKYAYQEKQLGTGHAVMVSKDLLPDTGNIMILTGDTPLITSETLKKFYNFHLKEQNSITVLSSFFDVPDGYGRIVRDVNGNVLKIVEDKDADDAIKGIHEINSGMYIFNSDYLKKSLQYINNSNAQGEYYLTDAVEIVIRLGGKVGAYSAPNEEIMGVNTRVQLQEAEKAMRRRINKRLMLDGVTIIDADNTYIGPDVVIGMDTIIYPGTRIEGKTFIGEDCEIGPNSYIIDSEIGNGCRIIFSMITESKLYNNIKLGPFAQIRPESVIHNNAKLGNFIEIKKSVIGEGTKVPHLTYIGDAEVGKRVNMGCGSIVVNYDGKNKHKTIIGDDVFVGCNVNLVSPVKINNNAFIAAGSTITDEVPDGALAIARCRQTNKEGWVEERRKKGGL comes from the coding sequence ATGGATAATTTTTATACGCTTATACTTGCTGCGGGACTTGGGAAGAGGATGAAATCAAAACATCCAAAAGTCCTTCATAAAGTTTGCGAAAGACCTATGGTGGAGTGGGTTGTAAGAAGTGCCAAAGAAGCTGGGTCAAAAGATGTAGTTGTTGTTTTGGGACATGGTGCTGAAGAGGTTAAAAGCGCCTTAGGCGATAGTGTGAAATATGCATATCAGGAAAAACAGCTTGGCACAGGACATGCTGTCATGGTTTCGAAGGATTTGTTGCCAGATACAGGTAATATTATGATTTTAACTGGTGATACACCACTCATAACGTCAGAAACATTGAAAAAATTCTATAACTTTCATTTAAAAGAGCAAAATTCTATTACTGTATTGTCTTCATTTTTTGATGTTCCGGATGGTTATGGAAGAATTGTAAGGGATGTAAATGGGAATGTTTTAAAAATAGTCGAAGACAAAGATGCAGATGATGCGATAAAAGGCATCCATGAGATAAATTCCGGCATGTACATTTTTAATTCTGACTATTTAAAGAAATCGCTTCAATATATAAACAATAGCAATGCACAAGGGGAGTATTATCTGACGGATGCCGTAGAGATTGTAATAAGACTTGGTGGAAAAGTAGGCGCATATTCAGCTCCAAATGAAGAAATAATGGGAGTTAATACGAGAGTGCAGCTTCAAGAGGCAGAAAAGGCGATGAGAAGAAGGATTAATAAAAGACTTATGTTAGACGGTGTAACTATAATTGATGCTGATAATACCTACATCGGTCCTGACGTAGTAATAGGTATGGATACAATAATTTACCCCGGTACACGCATAGAAGGTAAGACTTTCATTGGTGAGGATTGTGAAATTGGTCCTAATTCATACATCATTGATTCAGAGATAGGAAATGGATGCAGAATAATATTTTCCATGATAACTGAATCAAAACTTTATAATAATATAAAACTTGGGCCATTTGCTCAGATAAGACCTGAAAGTGTAATACACAATAATGCAAAACTTGGCAACTTCATCGAGATAAAAAAATCTGTTATAGGTGAAGGAACGAAAGTGCCGCATTTGACTTATATAGGTGATGCAGAGGTTGGAAAGCGTGTAAACATGGGATGTGGTTCTATAGTTGTAAATTACGATGGCAAGAACAAACATAAGACGATTATAGGTGATGACGTTTTTGTAGGATGTAATGTAAATCTTGTGTCGCCTGTCAAAATTAACAATAATGCGTTTATAGCTGCAGGATCGACTATAACCGATGAGGTACCAGATGGTGCACTTGCGATAGCAAGGTGCCGCCAGACAAATAAAGAAGGCTGGGTAGAAGAAAGAAGAAAAAAAGGAGGACTATAG
- the spoVG gene encoding septation regulator SpoVG, with the protein MEITDVRVRKINEEGKMRAVVSVTFDNEFVVHDIKVIEGQNGLFIAMPSRKTPEGEFKDIAHPINSETRAKIQTAILSEYEKAKEQDKPQGQE; encoded by the coding sequence ATGGAAATTACAGACGTTAGGGTGAGAAAGATAAATGAGGAAGGCAAGATGAGAGCTGTGGTTTCTGTAACCTTCGATAATGAATTTGTTGTTCATGATATAAAGGTTATTGAGGGACAGAATGGTTTGTTTATAGCTATGCCTAGCCGCAAGACACCCGAAGGAGAGTTTAAAGATATTGCACATCCAATAAATTCGGAGACTAGAGCAAAGATTCAGACTGCGATACTTAGCGAGTATGAGAAAGCAAAAGAGCAGGACAAGCCACAGGGTCAGGAATAA